Sequence from the Penaeus vannamei isolate JL-2024 chromosome 41, ASM4276789v1, whole genome shotgun sequence genome:
tgtcatttttctttcctgttttctctgtctttccttctgaaGATTTCCATgtgtcattttcctttcctctctcttctctttctctccttccgaaGATTTCCAtgtgtcatttttctttcctcttttctctttctctcctttcgaagACTTCTATacgtcattttcctttcctctcccctctttctctaattccgAAGATTTCCATacgtcattttcctttcctctcccctctttctctcctttccaagaTTTCAATccgtccttttcctttcctctcccctctttctctcctttccaagaTTTCAATccgtcattttcctttcctctcccctttttttctccttctgaagattttctttttgtttccttttttttcttcttttttcacggtCCCGTCTGTCGGAATTTGTCCCTCCGCCCATCTCTCTGTCACTTACCTCCTGGCTAGTACAAGGATTTCCAGTTTATGTCCCTTTTTTGGGCTACTTGACAGGGCTACACTTCCAATTGTCGTGctatttctctttactttttatcttttgtttaattattttttattttcctcgtgTCCACGTTTTCTTTCATCTTCGCGAGATCCGACAcagcttccttccctttcccttcctcccttcctttccctttccctcccttcctttgatGCCCACTTTCGGAGACTTTCACGGCCGGAATCCATAAGCTCTTTACCCCCGAAATATTCATTCCCCTTTGGGCCCGTTATTGGATTCGTCCCTCGCGCGGCCGTCCGGgaccttccccctcattcccgaTTAGGCCGCGGTTCCCCGAGCACGTTCGCCGCCGGGCATTTATCCCGAGGTGAGATTCATCCTTCATCCCGAGGTGAGATTTATCCTTCATCCCGAGGTGAGATTCATCCTTCATCCCGAGGTGAGATTTATCCTTCATCCCGAGGTGAGATTTATCCTTCATCCCGAGGTGAGATTCATCCTTCATCCCGAGGTGAGATTTATCCTTAATCCCGAGGTGAGATTCATCCTTCATCCCGAGGTGAGATTTATCCTTCATCCCGAGGTGAGATTCATCCTTCATCCCGAGGTGAGATTTATCCTTCATCCCGAGGTGAGATTCATCCTTCATCCCGAGGTGAGATTTATCCTTAATCCCGAGGTGAGATTCATCCTTCATCCCGAGGTGAGATTTATCCTTCATCCCGAGGTGAGATTCATCCTTCATCCCGAGGTGAGATTTATCCTTAATCCCGAGGTGAGATTTATCCTTAATCCCGAGGTGAGATTCATCCTTCATCCCCAGGTGAGATTCATCCTTCATCCCGAGGTGAGATTCATCCTTAATCCCGAGGTGAGATTCATCCTTCATCCCGAGGTGAGATTCATCCTTAATCCCGAGGTGAGATTCATCCTTCATCCCGAGGTGAGATTCATCCTTCATCCCGAGGTGAGATTCATCCTTAATCCCGAGGTGAGATTTATCCTTCATCCCGAGGTGTTCCTTGGCGGGAAGATCCCTGTCGGATCCGCCACAGTTTGCAGAGTTGAGTCCTCACTTTCCGCGCGAACTCACGCGTGAGTGCAAATTAACACGTGCGAACGAACGTATATTAAGGATGCATATGGACGTATATAcggacgcacacgtacacgtatatgaacgtatatacggacgcacacgtacacgtatatgaacgtatatacggacacacacacacgcacgcatgcacacacacgcaaacgcacgcacgcacacaccccccccctcctcctcccattcaagTTAACAACTTACAACTACTTCCGCGTCCATGAACTTACAGCGGCTGCTCTCCTCTgcacatgacccccccccccctcctcctcccacccttaacATGCACACTTCCCCGAGGCTTCCCCGACGAATTTACTGCGGGTGTTCTCCTCAGCAgacaacctccctctctcctcccccctagaGTTCCCCCCGACGACCTTCCTGCGGCTGTTCTCCTCAGCAGacaacctccctctttcctcccccctagaGTTCCCCCCGACGACCTTCCTGCGGCTGTTCTCCTCAGCAGacaacctccctctttcctccccctagaGTTCCCCCCGACGACCTTCCTGCGGCTGTTCTCCTCAGCAgacaacctccctctctccttccccttgagtTCCCCCCGACGACCTTCCTGCGGCTGTTCTCCTCAGCAgacaacctccctctctccttccccttgagtTCCCCCCGACGACCTTCCTGCGGCTGTTCTCCTCAGCAgacaacctccctctctccttccccctagaGTTCCCCCCGACGACCTTCCTGCGGCTGTTCTCCTCAGCAGacaacctccctctttcctcccccctagaGTTCCCCCCGACGACCTTCCTGCGGCTGTTCTCCTCAGCAGacaacctccctctttcctcccccctagaGTTCCCCCCGACGACCTTCCTGCGGCTGTTCTCCTCAGCATCCAACACCCCTTGAGTTTCCCCAAACGACCTTCCTGCGGCTGTTCTCCTCAGCAGacaacctccctctttcctcccccctagaGTTTCCCCCGACGACCTTCCTGCGGCTGTTCTCCTCAGCACACAACACCCCTCTTCCTGTCCCGACGCACTTACAGCAGCTGTTCTCCTCAGCACACCAACCCCCCCTGAGTTTCCCTCCTAGAGTTCCCCCCGAAGACCTTACAGCGGCTGCTCTCCTCAgcacatgacccccccccctccctcctcccacccttaacATGCACACTTCCCCGAGGCTTCCCCGACGAATATACTGCGGGTGTTCTCCTCAGCACACAACACCCCTCTTCCTGTCCCGACGAACTTACAGCAGCTATTCTCctcaacacacaaccccccttatcccccccctagAATTTCCCCCAACGACCTTACAACATCTATTCTCctcaacacacaacccccccttattccccccacccccaccccctagaaTTTCCCCCAACGACCTTACAGCAGCTGTTCTCctcaacacacaaccccccttattccccccacccccaccccctagaaTTTCCCCCAACGACCTTACAGCAGCTGTTCTCctcaacacacaaccccccttatccccccccctagAATTTCCCCCAACGACCTTACAGCAGCTGTTCTCCTCAACACacaaccccctctttcctccctccccccctagaaCTTCCCCCAACGACATTACAGCAGCTGTTCTCctcaacacacaaccccccttattccccccacccccaccccctagaaTTTCCCCCAACGACATTACAGCAGCTGTTCTCctcaacacacaaccccccttattccccccacccccaccccctagaaTTTCCCCCAACGATCTTACTGCGGCTATTCTCCTCAACACACAatccccctctttcattcccccccctaaaatcccccccccccccccagcccccgccgCCCAACGACCTAACTGCGAATGTTCTCCTcagcaccccacccccaccctggagtcccccccccactccccccacccaccccaccaccccccgacGCTATACTACCCCTTAGTGTTAACAAGACTCGCGTGCAGAGGAGGCGCCGCCACACTTCGCTTTGAGAGGAAAAAACGGAAATTAAACGTTTaattaaataatattaaataatattttaatttattttaatttaatttaatttaatttaatcttattttattttatttttattttattttaatttaatttaatttaatgttTAATTAAAGTTCGAACGGAATTTAAGGCGAACTCTTCGTCAGTTTCTTAATggcgactgtttttttttttcctgggagGTTGAAGCAGGTTAACTTCCGATTTAAGAATTggcaaatgaaggaagaaaaaaaagtggatggATTTAAGAAGAATTcgcaaataaagtgaaaaaaatagatttaaaaagaattagaaaataaagtaaaagaataataataagaagaatatatatattaaagtgaaacaaataaaaatagatagatttattaagAATTcgcaataaaagtaaaaaataaataaatgaaaatacataaatttaAGAAGAATTGgcaaataaagtaagaaaaaaatagatggattTAAGAAGAATTCGCAAATAAAGTGGAAATAATAGATTTAAAAAGAATTcggaaataaagtaaaataataatcataataaaaatagatatattaaagtgaaaaaaatagaaatagatagatttaaggattcacaaaaaaagtaaaaaaataaatgaaaatacatagaTTTAAGAAAAATtcgcaaagtaaaaaaaataaataaaagtagaattAAGAAGAATTCgcaaataaagtaaaacaaaaaaataacaataataaaaacagatagattaaagtaaaaaaaaaaaatatcgaaaataaagtgaaaaaattatttaaaaaaataaatatatttaagaaGAATTAGCAAATAAAgtgcaaaaaataattaaattgaaACAGATAAGCCTCTCATATATCTGGCGTAATTTATCAAATGCGTTCAGTATTTCCTTACGCTTTTGTATTATATCAATTTTCAAATCTTTATTATGGAAActaatatatttttcataatattaAAATCTTCCTTTTAAAGCTGTGACTCTGCAATTTGATATTTCTTGGTTTATGAAATATTACtagtttttttccctcccctctccctcccccccccctctctctctctccctctctctccctctccgtctctctctctctctctctctctctctctctctctctctctctctctctctctctaactgtttcctcctccttcccactccctttccctctctttctccctcttcctctcccaactaGAAAATCCATGAAATAAGGAAGTCAAAAAGAATAATGGAAAGGAAATCCGCCCACtcgccccccattccctctccctctccctcccaccccaccactccccctccttctcccaccctctccttctcccattcccaccccaccacccagtTACCCCCTGCACCCGCCACTCCCCCACCAAGTCAGCCCCTACTCccaactcactccccctccctctccctacccactcccaaccaccccaccaagttacccctactccccacccactcccactccccatccactAACCCCCGcttacccccccactcccactccccccaccaagccatcccctacccctcactctcccattctctcccattcccccacccagttaccccctactccccaacccactcccccttccccacacactgccctccctctccccatccacccagttaccccctactccccttccccacccccacccagttacccctctactcccttccccacccccacccagttaccccctactccccttccccactcccactcccccttccccacccactcccctccctctccccacccgcccagttaccccctactccccttccccacccccacccagttaccccctactccccctccccttccccacccccacccagttaccccctactccccctccccttccccacccccacccagttaccccctactcccactccccttccccacccccacccagttaccccctactcccactccccttccccacccagttaccccctactccccaacccactccccttccccacccccacccagttaccccctactcccactcccctctccccacctccacccagttaccccctactccccttccccacccccacccagttaccccctactcccactccccttccccacccccaccacgttaccccctactcccccctccccccttcccccctccccactcccccaccccgcccacccttcgTAACCTGGCCCCCTCCATCAGTCACTCGCTCCTCATTAAGATCGGCGTCGCTCTATCTGCCTTAATTAACACGACGGGGATCACACGCCTCCCCCGCGCCGTTTTGCGTCGGCGGCGGAGATGCGGCTGTGGAggggtgtgtctgcgtgcgtgtgcgaatgTTTGTTGGTTTGCTTGTGTgggtttaataaataaataaatatctgtgcatatatgtgtctgaatatgtatatatatatatatatatatatatatatatatatatatatatatatatatatatatatatatatgtatgcatgtatgcatgtatatatatatatatatatatatatatatatatatatatatatatatatatatatatatatatatatgtatgtatgtatgtatgtatgtatgaatgaatgaatgaatgaatgaatgaatgaatgaatgaatgtatgtatgtatgtatgtatgtatgtatgtaagtatgtatgcatgcatgcatgtatgtatgaatgaatgaatgaatgaatgaacgaatgactgaatgaatgaatgaatgtatgcatgtatgtgtatatgtatatatgtatgtatctatatataaatatatctatgtatatataaatatatctatactgtgtgcatatatatatacattacatataataaatatatatatatatatatatatatatatatatatatatatatatatatatatatatatatagttatacttttatatacagatatatgtgtacatacatacatacatacacatacacatacatacattcacttaACAAACAGTacaaccccctccatccctttttttttacaacagcctccactcaaaaagagagaaatacagaacacaggaccccaccccacctccatccttacctccccacccaatcccaccccctcctccaccctatccctACCAATACAGCAATCTTTTCTTCCAAAATCTATAcctcattagaaaaaaatatgcatgtgTAGTGTTACATGCTGAATATAAATggaattcattgttttttttctcttttcgttgttttttttcctttcctttgttgcAGACTTGTAACGAATGCATTTGgaacgtgaatgtgtgtgtgtgtgtgtgaaagagagagagagagagagagagagagagagagagagagagagagagagagaaggaaagagagagagagagagagagagagagagagagagagagagagagagagaccagaccagatagatagataaatagacagataaacagacagacaaaaacagagacaaagacagagagacagagacagacagagataaaagagaaagaaagagaaagaatgaaaatttgGCAAACACAAAACCTCGCCAATTcccaataaaaagaaataaaaagaaactacAGGACATCCCTTTTGCAACTGCCTGCAACATTCCATAATTAAACGCGAACAACGATGTAAAACTTAAATTAATCAGTAAAATTACACATCTCCGACAAAAGATcgtctacaatttttttttctccttaaataAACAAGATGGCGCTGTTGTAAACATTGcaactatgtatttttttctctctcaatctatttcttctttattttcttataaactgcaatacatactttttttcttttctttttctgattcacTGATTCCACGAATGAATTAAACATtgaactctggctgtgtgtgttttgaaCTGTTAGCTGATAGCtttaaaacaacaatgacaagaatagatacacacgagcatacacacctagatacacatacgtacagaaatactcataaacacatacacagctacaaagatactcgcacacacaaacacacatacatgtatacatataagtctgtatattctatatacacccacatacacacacgtaaatgttTACACTTACTggtacacgtaaatatatatatacatatatatacatatacctagatacttacatatacgtacatacacatgaatatacccacacagacacacacacacacacacacacacacacacacacacacacacacacacacacacacacacacacacacacacagatacacacacacacacacaacacacacacataaacacacaaataaacacaaataaacacacaacacacacacacacacacaaataaacacacaacacacaacacacacacacacaaataaacacacaacacacacacaaataaacacacaacacacacacacaaataaacacacaacacacacacacaaataatcacacaacacacacacacacaaataaacacacaaacaaacacgcacacaaacaaacacacacacacacacacccacacacacaaacaaacacacacatacaaacacatccacagGCAATCTCCCGGTCTGCGCGTTGCCAAAGGCCATCCCCCAAAAGCGACCctgtataatatcaacatttcTGGCACGTGACAATTTTGTCTATTTTCAACGGGTTGTTTTTTTCACCGacagtcttttgtttttgtttttctttgtttctctcgctgtgacacgatgtttttttttttttttttttttttttttttttgtcttttatctcacTGTTGGAAAATATTCTAagaggctagatcaggagcaactcgaggaggtgtcatgaagtctattttgatgattgttcaatggaaatataaccattaaaatcattactttccaagcaactcgaggaggtgtcatggcgactgttttgatgattgttcaatggaaatataacccttaaaatcattcCTTTccaagcaacccgaggaggtgtcatggcgactgttttgatgattgttcaatggaaatataacccttaaaatcattactttccaagcaactcgaggaggtgtcatggcgactgttttgatgattgttcaatggaaatataaccattaaaatcattactttccaagcaactcgaggaggtgtcatggcgactgttttgatgatcgttcaatggaaatataacccttaaaatcattactttccaagcaactcgaggaggtgtcatggcgactgttttgatgatcgttcaatggaaatataaccattaaaatcattactttccaagcaactcgaggaggtgtcatggcgactgttttgatgatcgttccattgaaaatataacccttaaaatcattactttccaagcaactcgaggaggtgtcatggcgactgttttgatgatcgttcaatggaaatataacccttaaaatcattactttccaagcaactcgaggaggtgtcatggcgactgttttgatgatcgttcaatggaaatataaccattaaaatcattactttccaagcaactcgaggaggtgtcatggcgactgttttgatgatcgttcaatggaaatataacccttaaaatcattactttccaagcaactcgaggaggtgtcatggcgactgttttgatgatcgttcaatggaaatataacccttaaaatcattactttccaagcaactcgaggaggtgtcatggcgactgttttgatgatcgttcaatggaaatataacccttaaaatcattactttccaagcaactcgaggaggtgtcatggcgactgttttgatgatcgttcaatggaaatataaccattaaaatcactactttccaagcaactcgaggaggtgtcatggcgactgttttgatgatcgttccatgaaaatataacccttaaaatcattactttccaagcaactccaggaggtgtcatggcgtctattttgatgatcgttcaattgaaaatataacccttaaaatcaatactttccaagcaactcgaggaggtgtcatggcgactgttttgatgatcgttcaatggaaatataacccttaaaatcattactttccaagcaacccgaggaggtgtcatggcgactgttttgatgattgttcaatggaaatataacccttaaaatcattactttccaagcaactcgaggaggtgtcatggcgactgttttgatgatcgttcaatggaaatataacccttaaaatcattactttccaagcaactcgaggaggtgtcatggcgac
This genomic interval carries:
- the LOC138860534 gene encoding histone-lysine N-methyltransferase PRDM9-like, whose product is MKDKSHLGIKDESHLGMKDESHLGMKDESHLGIKDESHLGMKDESHLGIKDESHLGMKDESHLGMKDESHLGIKDKSHLGIKDKSHLGMKDESHLGMKDKSHLGMKDESHLGIKDKSHLGMKDESHLGMKDKSHLGMKDESHLGMKDKSHLGMKDESHLGIKDKSHLGMKDESHLGMKDKSHLGMKDKSHLGMKDESHLGMKDKSHLGMKDESHLGINARRRTCSGNRGLIGNEGEGPGRPREGRIQ